A window of the Spirochaetaceae bacterium genome harbors these coding sequences:
- a CDS encoding phytanoyl-CoA dioxygenase family protein: MNEEQRYLFDAFGYLVLRDIVSEAQIEELRSTLQVPTEQFDPVDPGRGPLHWSRAWRDLLDLPALSPLLEELIGNHERSVDGDSARPTFRIDHVNVHTHVGKGFKGGMLHGGWKATGGSQFFRYHDGRFYNGLVAVAFELFDTHPNDGGFCCIPGTHKANLPLPEQWRDLSRGIHPTVKRIPARPGDAIVFTEALTHGTLPWTADARRSTLFYKFSPHGTSWSGAYLDPEEFRRYDDMDDRKMAILEPPNSRYRGRPTRPEPLAV; encoded by the coding sequence ATGAACGAGGAACAGCGCTACCTGTTCGACGCCTTCGGCTACCTGGTGCTGCGCGATATCGTCAGCGAGGCGCAGATCGAGGAGCTGCGGTCGACGCTGCAGGTGCCCACCGAGCAGTTCGATCCCGTCGACCCGGGCCGCGGCCCCCTGCACTGGTCGCGCGCGTGGCGCGACCTGCTCGACCTGCCGGCGCTCAGCCCGCTGCTGGAGGAGCTGATCGGCAACCACGAGCGCAGCGTCGACGGCGACTCCGCGCGTCCCACCTTCCGCATCGACCACGTCAACGTGCACACCCACGTCGGCAAGGGGTTCAAGGGCGGCATGCTGCACGGCGGCTGGAAGGCCACCGGCGGCAGCCAGTTCTTTCGCTACCACGACGGCCGGTTCTACAACGGCCTCGTAGCGGTGGCGTTCGAGCTGTTCGACACCCACCCCAACGACGGCGGATTCTGCTGCATTCCCGGCACCCACAAGGCCAACCTGCCGCTGCCGGAGCAGTGGCGCGACCTGAGCCGGGGCATCCACCCTACCGTGAAGCGCATACCGGCGCGCCCCGGCGACGCCATCGTGTTCACCGAGGCGCTGACCCACGGCACCCTGCCGTGGACCGCGGATGCCCGGCGCAGCACGCTGTTCTACAAGTTCTCGCCGCACGGCACCTCCTGGTCGGGGGCCTATCTCGACCCCGAGGAGTTCCGCCGCTACGACGACATGGACGACCGCAAGATGGCGATCCTGGAACCGCCGAACAGCCGCTACCGCGGGCGCCCGACCCGCCCCGAGCCGCTCGCGGTGTGA
- a CDS encoding NUDIX domain-containing protein: protein MPSEAPGTYIGAYARCRDPEGRLLLVRMARGLDEGRWTLPGGGIEWGEHPDAAVVRELEEETGISDIGRFKVAACYSRTYKRTAKRPYPPVHHIAIIYEITPASLDLSFEQDGSTDRCGWFTEAEARALPLVPLAQFAVNLTWPKP, encoded by the coding sequence TTGCCATCGGAAGCCCCCGGCACTTACATCGGCGCCTATGCGCGGTGCCGTGACCCGGAGGGCCGCCTGCTGCTGGTGCGCATGGCGCGCGGGCTGGACGAAGGCCGCTGGACCCTCCCCGGCGGCGGGATCGAGTGGGGCGAGCACCCGGACGCGGCGGTCGTCCGCGAGCTGGAAGAGGAAACGGGCATATCCGACATCGGCAGGTTCAAGGTCGCCGCGTGCTACTCCCGCACCTACAAGCGCACAGCGAAGCGCCCCTACCCGCCGGTTCATCACATCGCCATCATCTACGAAATCACACCAGCGTCGCTCGATCTCAGCTTCGAGCAGGACGGCTCGACCGATCGGTGCGGGTGGTTCACCGAGGCCGAGGCCCGCGCGCTGCCGCTGGTCCCGCTGGCGCAGTTCGCGGTCAACCTGACCTGGCCGAAGCCGTAG
- a CDS encoding sulfatase translates to MKADAQASPAGRPFRTSAPNIIVVLCDDLGYGDLGCYGNEVIATPHLDALAGSGLRCTDFYASAAWCMPSRKGLMTGMHPCRGGMNNPELLRARTMLPEMLGRRGYASALIGKWHLGMAPGLHPLDQGFDYFYGTQGSNDPITVHGQRQNYETFRTARAESDWPVALLRNREQIEHPARQSLFTRRYTEEAVRFITESHSGGKPFFLYLAHNMPHVPLFTAPPFAGKSRGGLYGDVVEELDWSMGEVVRCLEGQGLRDDTLILFTSDNGPWCMFREFGGSAGPLRGEKGTGWEGGPRVPAIFSWPGRIAPGVSDAFMVNVDLYATFAAITGAEPPSGYPLDSLDLSDTLFAGAASPRSSYLFFSSGHYREPFSYRSGDYKIHVRTNDVLRDPITGADAPVTEHDPPLLYNLRQEVGERRELSAAHPDLVQRLKAEFDAAAGELDYEATIPYRKPEVAAVATDAG, encoded by the coding sequence ATGAAAGCCGATGCCCAGGCATCGCCCGCCGGCCGGCCTTTCCGGACCAGTGCTCCGAACATCATCGTCGTGCTGTGCGACGACCTCGGTTACGGCGACCTGGGCTGCTACGGCAACGAGGTGATCGCCACGCCGCACCTGGACGCACTGGCCGGGAGCGGGCTGCGCTGCACCGACTTCTACGCGTCGGCGGCGTGGTGCATGCCGAGCCGCAAGGGCCTGATGACCGGTATGCACCCGTGCCGCGGCGGCATGAACAATCCCGAATTGCTGCGTGCGCGCACGATGCTCCCGGAGATGCTCGGCCGGCGCGGCTACGCATCCGCGCTGATCGGCAAGTGGCACCTCGGCATGGCGCCGGGGCTGCATCCGCTCGACCAGGGGTTCGACTACTTCTACGGCACGCAGGGCAGCAACGATCCAATCACCGTGCACGGCCAGCGCCAGAACTACGAGACGTTCCGCACCGCGCGCGCGGAGAGCGACTGGCCGGTGGCGCTGTTGCGCAACCGCGAACAGATCGAGCACCCGGCGCGCCAATCGCTGTTCACGCGCCGCTATACCGAGGAGGCGGTGCGCTTCATCACGGAGAGCCACTCCGGCGGCAAGCCGTTCTTCCTGTACCTGGCCCACAACATGCCGCACGTGCCGCTGTTCACGGCGCCGCCGTTCGCGGGCAAGAGCCGCGGAGGGCTGTACGGCGACGTGGTGGAAGAGCTGGACTGGTCGATGGGCGAGGTCGTGCGCTGCCTGGAGGGGCAGGGGCTGCGCGACGACACGCTGATCCTGTTCACCAGCGACAACGGGCCGTGGTGCATGTTCCGGGAGTTCGGCGGCTCGGCGGGGCCGCTGCGCGGCGAGAAGGGCACCGGCTGGGAGGGAGGGCCGCGCGTGCCGGCGATCTTCTCCTGGCCGGGGCGCATAGCGCCGGGGGTCAGCGACGCGTTCATGGTCAACGTCGACCTGTATGCAACGTTCGCGGCGATCACGGGCGCCGAGCCGCCGTCCGGCTACCCGCTCGACTCGCTCGACCTGTCGGACACGCTGTTCGCCGGCGCCGCCAGCCCGCGCAGCAGTTACCTGTTCTTTTCCAGCGGCCACTACCGGGAGCCGTTCTCCTACCGCTCCGGCGACTACAAGATCCACGTGCGCACCAACGACGTGCTGCGCGACCCGATCACCGGCGCGGACGCACCGGTCACCGAACACGATCCGCCGCTGCTGTACAACCTGCGGCAGGAGGTGGGCGAGCGCCGTGAACTGTCCGCCGCGCACCCCGACCTCGTGCAGCGCCTGAAGGCGGAGTTCGACGCCGCTGCCGGCGAGTTGGATTACGAAGCGACCATCCCCTATCGGAAGCCGGAAGTGGCGGCCGTGGCGACCGATGCCGGTTGA
- a CDS encoding amidohydrolase family protein, with protein MSEILDPGREIVDPHHHLWPNGRRAAYALAELYEDLRSGHDIVQTVFVECGASYRSGGPEHLRPVGETEWVAGEARASVAAGGPEIAGIVSFADLTAGDLVPEVLDAHEAAGGGRFRGIRHALARGDHRPGTETNPGPARAGLAHEEQFQAGVRLLGRRGLTWESWHYHYQMADFIAVAKSAPDTVCILDHFGTPVGIGRYRAQREEILAQSKRDVAAAAALPNVFAKLGGMAMADNGFGWDGREQPVTAEEFATAQREYYLHAIDCFGIGRCMLESNFPVEKVSVSYRVLYNAFKLITADFSEADKDALFSGTARRVYRLPPASRGE; from the coding sequence ATGAGCGAGATACTGGATCCGGGCCGGGAGATCGTCGATCCGCACCACCACCTGTGGCCGAACGGCCGGCGCGCCGCCTACGCGCTGGCGGAGTTGTACGAGGACCTGCGCTCCGGGCACGACATCGTGCAAACGGTGTTCGTGGAGTGCGGCGCCAGCTACCGGAGCGGCGGCCCCGAACACCTGCGCCCGGTCGGCGAGACCGAGTGGGTGGCCGGGGAGGCGCGCGCATCCGTTGCCGCCGGCGGCCCGGAGATCGCCGGCATCGTGTCCTTCGCCGACCTGACGGCGGGCGACCTGGTGCCGGAGGTGCTGGACGCCCACGAGGCCGCGGGCGGCGGCCGCTTCCGCGGCATCCGGCACGCGCTCGCACGCGGCGACCACCGTCCCGGCACCGAGACCAACCCCGGCCCGGCGCGCGCCGGCCTGGCGCACGAGGAGCAGTTTCAGGCCGGCGTGCGCCTGCTCGGCCGGCGCGGCCTCACCTGGGAGAGCTGGCACTATCACTACCAGATGGCCGACTTCATCGCGGTGGCCAAGAGCGCCCCCGACACCGTCTGCATCCTCGACCACTTCGGCACTCCGGTCGGCATCGGGCGCTACCGGGCGCAGCGGGAAGAGATCCTCGCGCAGTCCAAGCGCGACGTGGCCGCCGCCGCCGCCCTTCCCAACGTGTTCGCCAAGCTCGGCGGCATGGCGATGGCCGACAACGGCTTCGGCTGGGACGGGCGCGAGCAGCCGGTCACGGCCGAGGAATTCGCCACCGCCCAGCGCGAGTACTACCTGCACGCCATCGACTGCTTCGGCATCGGACGCTGCATGCTGGAGAGCAACTTCCCGGTGGAGAAGGTGTCGGTCTCCTACCGCGTGCTGTACAACGCGTTCAAGCTGATCACCGCCGACTTCTCCGAAGCCGACAAGGACGCCCTGTTCAGCGGCACCGCCCGCCGCGTCTACCGCCTGCCGCCCGCCTCCCGCGGCGAGTAA
- a CDS encoding Gfo/Idh/MocA family oxidoreductase, with the protein MKVCVVGYGMMGVWHSEALAAEERYFVVGRRPEPTAEFAARYGYRRWSVDLEEALADPAVDAVIVASPSELHAAMALRCLAHGKPTLVEIPIAMSYAAAERVVAEAERRGLTLGVVHPMRFRKERAPLRERLASGEEHIRHIHGRFFIHRLKNVGATGYHRSWIDNLLWHHTTHLLDLGLWMLAVEGAPIRSVSHFMPAPDPHTGIPMEVVLLVETETDQSLLCSGSYYSRERLYDTMIVTDRDSYRLNILEGTLTTGAGTAGIDSEQDNCALCTRDFVAALEQGREPAVPGRAVLPTMRLLQDVQDRWDAVHGRRALPGRPLDEEGGPLDQEGGQGA; encoded by the coding sequence ATGAAGGTGTGCGTGGTGGGATACGGGATGATGGGGGTGTGGCACTCGGAGGCGCTGGCCGCGGAGGAACGCTACTTCGTGGTGGGGCGGCGGCCGGAGCCGACCGCCGAGTTCGCGGCGCGCTACGGCTACCGGCGCTGGAGCGTCGACCTGGAGGAGGCGCTCGCCGACCCGGCGGTGGACGCCGTGATCGTGGCGAGCCCGAGCGAGTTGCACGCCGCCATGGCGCTGCGGTGCCTGGCGCACGGCAAGCCGACCCTGGTGGAGATTCCGATCGCGATGAGCTACGCCGCTGCCGAGCGGGTGGTGGCGGAGGCGGAGCGCCGCGGGCTCACGCTCGGCGTGGTGCACCCGATGCGGTTCCGCAAGGAGCGCGCCCCGCTGCGCGAGCGTCTGGCGAGCGGGGAGGAGCACATCCGCCACATCCACGGGCGCTTCTTCATCCACCGCCTCAAGAACGTGGGCGCGACCGGCTACCACCGGAGCTGGATCGACAACCTGCTGTGGCACCACACCACCCACCTGCTCGACCTGGGCCTGTGGATGCTGGCGGTCGAGGGCGCGCCGATCCGCTCGGTGAGCCACTTCATGCCGGCGCCCGACCCGCACACCGGCATCCCGATGGAGGTGGTGCTGCTGGTCGAGACCGAGACCGACCAGAGCCTGCTGTGCTCCGGCTCCTACTACTCGCGCGAACGCCTGTACGACACCATGATCGTCACCGACCGCGACTCCTACCGGCTGAACATCCTGGAGGGTACGCTGACCACCGGCGCCGGCACGGCGGGCATCGACAGCGAGCAGGACAACTGCGCATTGTGCACGCGCGACTTCGTGGCCGCGCTGGAGCAGGGGCGCGAGCCCGCCGTGCCGGGACGGGCGGTGCTGCCCACCATGCGCCTGTTGCAGGACGTGCAGGACCGCTGGGACGCCGTCCACGGGCGCCGCGCGCTGCCGGGCCGGCCGCTCGACGAGGAAGGGGGGCCGCTCGACCAGGAAGGGGGACAGGGAGCATGA
- a CDS encoding DUF420 domain-containing protein — translation MSAATVRDRFWFLIIGIMSAVGIAAVAFVLTGPRLASGPDVSALPAVNTAWNAAAAVLLVAALIAIRRRAVPVHRALVLCAFAASALFLAGYLLYHSFSEGPQRYGGPVPWLYYAILISHIILAVTIVPLALVTLRLGWTFHPKHRAVARITFPIWLYVSVTGVLIFAFLHWLDA, via the coding sequence ATGAGCGCCGCGACGGTGCGGGATCGGTTCTGGTTCCTGATCATCGGGATCATGAGCGCCGTGGGCATTGCCGCGGTCGCGTTCGTCCTGACCGGGCCGCGACTGGCATCCGGGCCGGACGTGTCGGCCCTGCCGGCGGTGAACACGGCGTGGAACGCTGCTGCGGCCGTGCTGCTCGTGGCCGCGCTGATCGCCATTCGCCGCCGGGCGGTGCCGGTGCACCGGGCCCTGGTGCTGTGCGCGTTCGCGGCGTCGGCGCTGTTCCTGGCCGGCTACCTGCTCTACCACTCGTTCAGTGAAGGGCCGCAGCGCTACGGCGGCCCGGTTCCCTGGCTCTACTACGCCATCCTGATCAGCCACATCATCCTGGCGGTCACCATCGTGCCGCTGGCGCTGGTCACCCTGCGCCTCGGCTGGACCTTCCATCCGAAGCACCGCGCCGTCGCCCGGATCACCTTCCCGATCTGGCTGTACGTCTCCGTCACCGGCGTGCTGATCTTCGCCTTCCTGCACTGGCTCGACGCATAA
- a CDS encoding AAA family ATPase, which yields MHEAPAYPRIPYGEGDFRRIRLNGWLYVDKTRFLRRLEQERYAFLIRPRRFGKTLWVSLLENYYDRFWAGDFDATFAGTDIGREPTGEQSRYVTLRFNFSMVNDKLETLEREFETYCMIELRGTLRRHPDLFPEAAVRDILAPPSIASKLSELFRYGGDHDIPLYVLIDEYDNFANTVLARHGAQAYEDFTHGGGFYRNFFATLKGGTARSGGGIDRLFITGVSPVTMDDVTSGFNIGTNISLEPDFNEMVGFTEAEVRRLVETYREHGVLDQDVDEAMALMGEWYNGYRFAAEDADTDVYNTDMVLYYLKHSMPNRGVPRYLIDTNVRIDYGKLRHLLVVGRQLNGNFDLLREVIGEGRKDLPHIQPSFPLQQLTDRQNFLSLLHYFGLLSIRGVVDGMPRLAIPNQTVKQLMYGYLRDGYRDVEVFSVDLYRFEQLMMRMANKGEWRPALEFLGEAIARQTGIRDYIAGEKVVQGFLAAYLSVTDYYVFRSEAELGKGHADICLEPLLARFPHLRAGYLIELKYLARSEPADGAAVAAAVDTATAQLRRYLADERLERQFPRVRFVGLAVVFHGWELAYCDAVE from the coding sequence GTGCACGAAGCTCCCGCTTACCCGCGCATTCCCTACGGCGAGGGCGACTTTCGGCGCATCCGCCTGAACGGCTGGCTGTACGTCGACAAGACGCGCTTCCTGCGGCGGTTGGAACAGGAGCGCTACGCCTTCCTGATCCGTCCGCGGCGATTCGGCAAGACGCTGTGGGTCTCGCTGCTGGAGAACTACTACGACCGCTTCTGGGCCGGCGACTTCGACGCTACCTTCGCCGGTACCGACATCGGGCGGGAGCCGACCGGGGAACAGAGCCGCTACGTCACCCTCCGCTTCAACTTTTCGATGGTCAACGACAAGCTGGAAACGCTGGAGCGGGAGTTCGAGACCTACTGCATGATCGAGCTCCGCGGGACCCTGCGGCGCCATCCCGACCTGTTTCCGGAAGCGGCGGTGCGGGACATCCTGGCGCCGCCCTCGATCGCCAGCAAGCTGTCCGAACTGTTCCGATACGGGGGCGACCACGACATCCCGCTGTACGTGCTGATCGACGAGTACGACAACTTCGCCAACACCGTGCTGGCGCGCCACGGCGCCCAGGCGTACGAGGACTTCACGCACGGCGGCGGCTTCTACCGCAACTTCTTCGCCACCCTCAAGGGCGGCACGGCGCGTAGCGGCGGCGGCATCGACCGCCTGTTCATCACCGGGGTGTCGCCGGTGACCATGGACGACGTCACCAGCGGGTTCAACATCGGCACCAACATCAGCCTGGAACCCGACTTCAACGAGATGGTCGGCTTCACCGAGGCGGAGGTGCGGCGCTTGGTGGAGACCTACCGGGAGCACGGCGTACTCGACCAGGACGTGGATGAAGCCATGGCCCTGATGGGCGAGTGGTACAACGGCTACCGGTTCGCCGCCGAGGACGCCGACACCGACGTGTACAACACCGACATGGTGCTCTACTACCTGAAGCACTCGATGCCGAACCGGGGCGTGCCGAGGTACCTGATCGACACCAACGTGCGCATCGACTACGGCAAGCTGCGCCACCTGCTGGTGGTGGGCCGGCAGCTCAACGGCAACTTCGACCTGCTGCGCGAGGTCATCGGCGAGGGGCGGAAGGACCTGCCGCACATCCAGCCGAGCTTCCCCCTGCAGCAGCTCACCGACCGGCAGAACTTCCTGTCGCTGCTGCACTACTTCGGGCTGCTGAGCATCCGTGGAGTGGTGGACGGAATGCCGCGGCTGGCGATTCCCAATCAGACCGTGAAGCAGCTCATGTACGGCTACCTGCGCGACGGCTACCGGGACGTGGAAGTGTTCAGTGTCGACCTGTACCGATTCGAGCAGTTGATGATGCGAATGGCGAACAAGGGCGAGTGGCGGCCGGCGTTGGAGTTCCTGGGCGAGGCGATCGCACGGCAGACGGGGATTCGCGACTACATCGCCGGGGAGAAGGTGGTACAGGGTTTTCTGGCGGCGTACCTGAGCGTGACCGACTACTACGTATTCCGCTCCGAGGCGGAACTTGGCAAGGGCCACGCGGACATCTGCCTGGAGCCGCTGCTGGCACGCTTTCCGCACCTGCGGGCCGGCTACCTGATCGAGCTGAAGTACCTGGCGCGCAGTGAGCCCGCGGACGGGGCGGCCGTGGCAGCGGCGGTGGACACAGCGACGGCGCAGTTGCGGCGCTACCTGGCGGACGAGCGTCTGGAGCGGCAGTTTCCGCGGGTTCGGTTCGTGGGCCTGGCGGTCGTATTCCATGGCTGGGAGCTGGCATACTGCGACGCGGTGGAGTAG
- a CDS encoding DNA-deoxyinosine glycosylase — protein MSDAPVSSPLLRGLPPILPGGPIRALVLGSFPSVASLASMQYYGYPHNWFWRVLAACGVVADAAVPYGERTAAVRERGLAVWDLYGAVRRPGSGDDAIRDARPNPIGLLLERRGPFAILLNGRRGREWRRHFAALGVEPVALPSTSPRPLHWNTPAARAAATAEWCAALSAAGVATPPGPVP, from the coding sequence ATGAGCGACGCTCCGGTCTCATCGCCGCTGCTGCGCGGGCTGCCGCCGATCCTTCCCGGCGGGCCGATCCGGGCTCTGGTGCTCGGGTCGTTTCCGAGCGTGGCGTCCCTTGCTTCGATGCAGTACTACGGGTACCCGCACAACTGGTTCTGGCGCGTGCTCGCCGCCTGCGGCGTGGTTGCGGATGCGGCGGTGCCCTACGGAGAGCGGACCGCCGCCGTGCGAGAGCGTGGCCTTGCCGTCTGGGACCTCTACGGCGCCGTGCGCCGGCCCGGGTCGGGGGATGACGCCATCCGCGACGCGCGGCCGAACCCGATTGGCCTGCTGTTGGAACGGCGTGGTCCGTTTGCGATTCTGCTCAACGGTCGCCGCGGGCGGGAGTGGCGCCGCCACTTCGCGGCACTCGGCGTGGAGCCGGTCGCCCTGCCGTCCACCAGCCCGCGTCCGCTGCACTGGAATACGCCGGCGGCCCGCGCGGCGGCCACTGCCGAGTGGTGCGCGGCACTGAGCGCAGCCGGGGTTGCCACGCCGCCCGGTCCGGTGCCATGA
- a CDS encoding DUF262 domain-containing protein translates to MTEKNDTSLDARRDYVNDTVKPEDIDFQRIAAEETDYESAPPVYHINTYPADFTLEVLHSKWTSGEIEIPPFQRQFVWKQVQSSKLIESFLIGLPVPAIFLYTQRASQRFLVIDGQQRLQSIFYFFDGFFGTEQRGKRTVFKLSGLSEDSRYFGKRFEDLDEADRRRLRNSVLRSFIVQQIDPEDDTSIYHVFERLNTGGTFLANQEIRNCVYRGAFNDLLNELNILPHWRRIVGKPNPDSRQKDVELILRFFALLDHDKYKKPMKDFLSKFMKNNQHPPNLVLQQFRSLFTETTAAVADSLGDRPFHIRSGLNSAVYDCVMVTIAKNLESLSAELRPRYENLVENQEFLQYVNVGTTDEEVVHSRFQWAEKGLFSK, encoded by the coding sequence ATGACAGAGAAAAATGACACCTCACTCGACGCTCGTCGCGACTATGTCAACGACACCGTTAAACCCGAAGACATTGATTTTCAGCGTATTGCCGCGGAGGAAACAGACTACGAGAGTGCACCTCCCGTGTACCACATTAACACCTATCCGGCAGACTTTACTCTTGAGGTACTGCACAGCAAGTGGACTTCCGGAGAAATCGAGATACCACCTTTCCAACGGCAGTTCGTCTGGAAGCAAGTCCAATCCAGCAAGCTCATAGAGTCGTTTCTCATAGGCCTTCCGGTTCCTGCAATTTTTCTTTACACACAGCGCGCATCCCAGCGGTTCCTGGTGATAGATGGACAACAACGCCTGCAAAGTATATTCTATTTCTTCGATGGATTTTTCGGGACAGAACAGCGCGGCAAGCGAACTGTATTCAAACTGAGCGGATTGAGCGAAGATAGCAGGTATTTTGGAAAGCGATTTGAAGATCTCGACGAGGCTGACCGTCGCCGTCTTCGGAACAGTGTCTTGCGTTCGTTCATCGTTCAGCAGATCGATCCCGAGGACGACACCAGTATCTACCATGTTTTCGAGAGACTCAACACCGGCGGTACGTTCCTCGCCAACCAGGAGATCCGTAATTGTGTGTACCGGGGTGCCTTTAATGATCTACTAAATGAACTAAATATATTACCTCATTGGAGGCGGATCGTAGGCAAACCAAATCCAGACAGCAGACAGAAAGATGTTGAGTTGATTCTACGTTTCTTCGCGCTCTTGGACCACGATAAATACAAGAAACCGATGAAAGACTTTCTGTCGAAGTTCATGAAGAATAATCAACATCCACCGAACTTGGTTCTTCAACAGTTTCGCTCTCTATTCACAGAGACGACCGCGGCGGTCGCGGACAGTCTCGGCGACAGGCCCTTTCATATACGGTCTGGACTCAACAGCGCAGTATATGATTGTGTGATGGTTACCATTGCCAAGAATCTCGAGTCACTTTCGGCTGAGCTTAGACCCCGTTACGAAAATCTCGTAGAGAACCAAGAGTTCCTCCAATACGTCAATGTTGGAACGACCGACGAAGAAGTCGTTCACAGCCGATTTCAATGGGCAGAGAAAGGGCTGTTCTCGAAGTAG
- a CDS encoding HEPN domain-containing protein: MRLTRVDHAIDVCRRHLEDSRSSGTEIEAFLTRYLLILICSAFEEKIEDLVHLRARKSDDGGLIAFVDSTVGQVFRSVKTSEIGGLLNRFGTDYKDRFRQELNDNQRAETYFNSIVSNRHDTAHSVDSNTPVSFGDLILFYEEGHVVLDAIKVALRLD; this comes from the coding sequence ATGCGATTGACACGTGTTGACCACGCAATAGACGTGTGTCGACGCCACCTTGAGGATAGTCGATCGAGTGGTACAGAGATCGAAGCGTTTTTAACCCGTTATCTCTTGATCCTGATCTGCTCAGCCTTTGAAGAGAAGATCGAAGACCTAGTGCATTTGCGCGCACGGAAGTCTGATGATGGGGGACTTATCGCATTTGTAGACAGCACGGTGGGACAAGTCTTTCGCAGCGTAAAGACCAGCGAGATCGGGGGTCTGCTCAACCGGTTTGGTACGGATTACAAGGATCGGTTTCGTCAAGAACTGAACGACAACCAACGTGCGGAGACCTATTTCAATAGTATAGTGAGCAACCGTCACGATACAGCCCATTCGGTGGACTCAAACACGCCGGTTTCGTTTGGCGATCTGATCCTGTTCTATGAAGAGGGCCACGTCGTCCTGGATGCTATCAAGGTGGCTCTGCGTCTCGACTGA
- a CDS encoding ABC transporter permease, which yields MAQYISRRLLNMVITLAFISVISFAIIQLPPGDYLTSYIAQLRAAGEEVNEELIESLRMQYGLGKTPVQQYFRWVWNFVQGNMGQSFIYDRPVNDLIWERLGLTFVIATASLVFTWLLALPIGIYSAVRQYSFGDYLFTFLSFIGLAVPNFMLALALMFAGFKWLGLDVGGLFSVEYESAPWSIAKFVDLLEHLWVPTVVLGTAGTAALVRIMRANLLDELRKLYVITARAKGVAEGRLIIKYPVRIALNPFISSVGWILPTLISGATITAIVLNLPTTGPMLVDALLQQDMFLAGSFIMMLSTLTVIGMLISDVMLVLADPRIRIGMANE from the coding sequence ATGGCTCAGTATATCAGCCGCCGGTTGCTCAACATGGTCATCACGCTGGCGTTCATCTCGGTCATATCGTTCGCCATCATTCAGTTGCCGCCGGGCGACTACCTCACCAGCTACATCGCGCAGTTGCGCGCCGCCGGCGAGGAGGTGAACGAGGAGCTGATCGAGAGCCTGCGCATGCAGTACGGGCTCGGCAAGACGCCGGTGCAGCAGTACTTCAGGTGGGTGTGGAACTTCGTGCAGGGCAACATGGGCCAGTCGTTCATCTACGACCGCCCGGTGAACGACCTGATCTGGGAGCGGCTCGGGCTGACCTTCGTGATCGCCACCGCGTCGCTGGTGTTCACCTGGCTGCTGGCGCTGCCGATCGGCATCTACTCGGCGGTGCGGCAATACTCGTTCGGCGACTACCTGTTCACGTTCCTGAGCTTCATCGGCCTGGCGGTGCCCAACTTCATGCTCGCCCTGGCGCTGATGTTCGCCGGCTTCAAGTGGCTGGGTCTGGACGTGGGCGGCCTGTTCTCGGTCGAGTACGAGAGCGCACCCTGGTCGATCGCCAAGTTCGTGGACCTGCTGGAGCACCTGTGGGTGCCGACGGTGGTGCTCGGGACGGCCGGCACCGCGGCGCTGGTGCGCATCATGCGCGCCAACCTGCTCGATGAGTTGCGCAAGCTGTACGTGATCACCGCGCGCGCCAAGGGCGTCGCCGAGGGTCGGCTCATCATCAAGTACCCGGTGCGCATCGCGCTCAACCCGTTCATCTCGTCGGTGGGCTGGATCCTGCCCACCCTGATCTCCGGCGCCACCATCACCGCCATCGTGCTCAACCTGCCGACCACCGGACCGATGCTGGTCGACGCTCTGCTGCAGCAGGACATGTTCCTGGCCGGCAGCTTCATCATGATGCTGTCCACCCTCACCGTGATCGGCATGCTGATCTCGGACGTGATGCTGGTGCTCGCCGATCCGCGCATCCGCATCGGCATGGCCAATGAGTAA
- a CDS encoding GNAT family N-acetyltransferase — MGERPQLRMVWPVPRLGSVPVPAPPAGYTIRTCLPADAPRFYELMALAGWPGWDAERLSYSLNRMLPDGWYLAVHTASGAIVASAMALHNYKGTYPFWGELGWLAAHPDHSGRGLGLVVSSCVVRRFVAAGYRLIHLHTEEFRLAAIKTYLKLGFEPWMGSPDSEAQWARVLDRLGWTARYP; from the coding sequence ATGGGCGAGAGGCCGCAACTACGGATGGTGTGGCCGGTGCCGCGGCTCGGCTCCGTGCCGGTGCCGGCCCCACCCGCGGGCTACACCATTCGCACCTGCCTCCCAGCGGACGCGCCGCGCTTCTACGAGCTCATGGCGCTGGCCGGTTGGCCGGGGTGGGACGCCGAGCGGCTGTCCTATTCCCTGAACCGGATGCTTCCCGACGGCTGGTACCTGGCGGTACACACGGCCAGCGGGGCGATCGTGGCGTCGGCGATGGCGCTGCACAACTACAAGGGCACCTATCCGTTCTGGGGCGAGCTCGGCTGGCTGGCCGCCCATCCGGACCACTCCGGCCGCGGACTTGGCTTGGTGGTCTCGTCGTGCGTGGTGCGCCGGTTCGTGGCCGCCGGCTACCGCCTGATCCACCTGCACACCGAGGAGTTTCGGCTGGCGGCGATCAAGACCTACCTGAAGCTGGGATTCGAGCCCTGGATGGGCAGCCCGGACAGCGAAGCGCAGTGGGCGCGGGTTCTGGACCGGCTGGGCTGGACGGCCCGTTACCCGTAG